In Mucilaginibacter boryungensis, a single window of DNA contains:
- a CDS encoding c-type cytochrome, protein MLAMNKFRILGAAVVAVAATVLSSSCNDKRSTGWEYAPNMYEHIAYDPDQKNPNFADGKTAQVPPAGTIPVGFVKFDYPNNKDGYELAGTEVKTMLPQTQNNYAEGKVLYMHFCSPCHGETGQGDGTVVAHGFPPPPSYSKGQSSRGGAMKDLTDGKIYHTITYGVNAMGSYASQLSPEERWKVIMYVHHLQTL, encoded by the coding sequence ATGTTAGCTATGAATAAGTTTAGAATATTGGGCGCAGCGGTTGTTGCCGTTGCTGCAACGGTACTTTCATCATCATGTAATGATAAAAGGAGCACCGGTTGGGAATACGCCCCCAATATGTACGAGCACATTGCATACGATCCGGATCAGAAAAATCCGAACTTTGCAGATGGTAAGACAGCCCAGGTACCACCGGCAGGTACTATACCTGTAGGCTTTGTGAAATTTGATTATCCAAATAACAAAGATGGCTATGAACTAGCTGGTACGGAAGTGAAAACGATGTTACCACAAACACAAAACAACTATGCTGAAGGTAAAGTACTTTATATGCACTTTTGCTCGCCTTGTCACGGTGAAACAGGCCAGGGCGATGGTACGGTGGTAGCGCACGGTTTCCCGCCGCCGCCATCCTATTCAAAAGGGCAATCATCGCGCGGTGGCGCTATGAAAGACCTTACAGATGGTAAAATATACCACACCATCACTTACGGTGTAAACGCAATGGGTTCATACGCGTCGCAATTATCACCAGAAGAGCGTTGGAAGGTAATTATGTACGTTCACCATTTACAAACTTTATAA
- a CDS encoding DUF3341 domain-containing protein: MSSTKFILGLFDDPDDMMHGIEKLQKNSVPIYDVYTPMPIHGIEDKLGVKASRLGYAAFMFGCLGGSTIFAIIYYTMVHDWPMNIGGKNHFAIPDFIPITFEWTVLFTAFGMVATFFYATHLFPGRTPRVMDYRATDDRFVIAIDAKGNIPHDDITNILKDAGAVEIKHNDRKYVSYE, from the coding sequence ATGAGCAGTACTAAATTTATATTGGGCCTTTTTGATGATCCGGATGATATGATGCACGGGATCGAAAAACTGCAAAAGAACAGTGTGCCTATTTATGATGTATATACCCCAATGCCTATTCACGGTATCGAGGATAAATTAGGTGTTAAAGCATCACGCTTGGGTTACGCCGCATTCATGTTTGGTTGTTTAGGTGGCAGCACCATATTCGCCATCATTTATTACACCATGGTGCATGATTGGCCAATGAATATTGGTGGCAAAAACCACTTTGCTATACCCGATTTTATTCCAATCACTTTTGAGTGGACCGTATTATTTACCGCGTTTGGTATGGTGGCTACCTTCTTTTATGCCACACACCTTTTCCCGGGCCGTACGCCACGTGTAATGGACTACAGGGCAACCGACGACAGGTTTGTAATAGCAATTGACGCAAAAGGTAATATCCCACATGATGATATTACCAATATATTAAAAGACGCAGGAGCGGTAGAAATTAAGCATAACGACAGAAAATATGTTAGCTATGAATAA
- a CDS encoding quinol:cytochrome C oxidoreductase: MKTHINFDERFEFTGKAKTWSLAAIVIGVIVVLAGFLTGNAERTFANLLIMGYYLTCVCICGAFFCGLQYVAQAGWSASMLRVPQAFAKVLPIAAVILIVIIAAGLSFTHTALNEEHKQVTVPYLYTWAAKGTTTPGSETFDAVVVKKSGYLNVPFFLIRIAGLLAFYSVFGWLLVKYSENEDEVGGMYNYKKSFNVSAAFLTILGFTFPLFSFDAIMSLESHWFSTMFGWYNFAAMWVGGLSVMTLVMIYLRKQGYLPWLTENHMHNMGLFMFAFSIFWTYTWFAQFLLMYYANIPEEAEYFYRRWEPEFKPWFWLDLVLNFVAPLFVIMSRDSKRMTRVLTVIATILVIGHWLDYFVMVMPGSVGPQANWYSEIGWIEIGTFLGFAGLFTFMVLTAVSKFKSLIPKKHPFLQESLHHHI; encoded by the coding sequence ATGAAGACTCATATTAATTTTGACGAGCGTTTTGAATTTACAGGTAAAGCAAAAACCTGGAGTTTAGCCGCTATTGTAATAGGTGTTATTGTTGTACTTGCGGGCTTTTTAACAGGTAACGCCGAGCGCACCTTTGCCAACCTATTAATAATGGGCTATTATTTAACCTGTGTGTGCATTTGTGGTGCTTTCTTTTGCGGCTTGCAGTATGTGGCGCAGGCAGGCTGGTCGGCTTCAATGCTGCGCGTACCACAGGCTTTTGCTAAGGTATTGCCCATAGCCGCAGTAATATTAATTGTAATAATTGCTGCAGGTTTATCATTTACCCATACTGCTTTAAACGAAGAACATAAACAGGTAACCGTTCCTTATTTATATACCTGGGCTGCCAAAGGCACCACTACACCAGGTTCTGAAACATTCGATGCGGTTGTTGTGAAGAAATCAGGCTACCTGAATGTGCCTTTCTTCCTGATCCGTATTGCAGGCCTGCTGGCTTTTTATAGCGTATTTGGCTGGTTGCTGGTTAAATATTCAGAGAACGAGGATGAAGTTGGCGGTATGTATAATTACAAAAAAAGCTTTAATGTTTCGGCAGCGTTCTTAACCATTTTAGGCTTTACATTTCCTCTGTTCTCTTTCGATGCTATCATGTCGTTAGAATCACATTGGTTCTCTACCATGTTCGGCTGGTACAACTTTGCCGCCATGTGGGTAGGCGGGCTATCGGTAATGACTTTGGTAATGATCTATCTGCGTAAGCAAGGTTATTTACCTTGGTTAACAGAAAACCATATGCATAATATGGGCTTGTTCATGTTCGCTTTCTCAATTTTCTGGACTTATACCTGGTTTGCACAGTTCCTGTTAATGTACTATGCTAACATCCCGGAAGAGGCTGAATATTTTTACCGCAGGTGGGAACCTGAATTTAAACCATGGTTTTGGTTAGATCTTGTGTTAAACTTTGTAGCGCCGCTATTCGTAATCATGTCGCGCGATTCAAAAAGGATGACCCGTGTATTAACTGTAATTGCTACTATCCTGGTAATTGGCCACTGGCTGGATTATTTTGTGATGGTAATGCCTGGCAGTGTTGGCCCGCAGGCAAACTGGTATAGCGAGATCGGTTGGATTGAAATAGGTACCTTCTTAGGTTTTGCAGGTTTGTTCACGTTCATGGTACTGACCGCTGTAAGCAAGTTCAAATCATTAATTCCAAAGAAGCACCCGTTCCTGCAGGAGAGCCTGCACCACCATATATAA